CCTCGATAGTCCAGGGGTACATATAACTATCACTGTCAAAGCAAAACTGAAGACATTTCATGAGAAAACAAGAGGAAGAACAGACGGACGTACCACGGAACACGGAAAAAAAGCGATAtcaatagcccaccatctgatgatggtaggTCAAAAAAACGACCTATCACAGGCCTACCGATTTGTATCAAATGACCAGCCTACCTGCTTCATTTATTATCGCCCACGGCCTTCAGTTTCGCGAGAGAGGGTTAGATATTACAACAGTACAGCAACCCTTTGGAAATTTAAGTTGCATCTGGTAATGCTGCTGGCTTATCAGACAACAACTACGGGATTGTGTAATATTGGCAAATGAGaacatttcattacattatGCAAATCTTTCATAATAAAAGAATTTGATATAATGCATAATTGATCTGATAGAAGCAATGGAATCACTTCGCTAAGTTGATATCATTAACCCATTTTTTAATGGGGATTTCAAGCCTAGCAATAATTGCATTTAATTGATTATATGACTGTTCTAATTAGAaattatataatacagtacTGCTTGTTCTTCGTCAGTGTGCTGTAATATATTCTTTATCCGTTTCAGGGCAAAGGTGCGATGACGACATATTGGCTTCTTGGAGAAGAAATCAGAGAGGTTTAAAGCGGAATTTAAAATTTACACATTCTTATAAACAGATATTCAACAATATATTTAGTACCGCTTGTTCAGATATAGATAACGTAAATCTTGCCAAGTTTCAGGTGTTGTTAATTAAATGTTTGCATGGAATCActgaacttttttattttataatttgcgGTCTTCACCAAAAGATCACGCCTGTATCTTATTTGAACATCTGTCATTTTACAATTCTCACGTGTTTTATTACCGggtttttttaatcatttttcaacTTGACTCTTTACAACTTGATTTGTGAAATTTGAACTGTGACTGTGTAACACAATTGCGAAACGGCATCTGCAACCAGTGATTGTTAAGTCCATGCACTATAACCAGCAAAATTGTTATGTAGTCGATAGCTATTTACTTAATCGGTCCCCGATTTTTCTAATAATCACAATCTGCATTTCAGATAAAGAGCCACCTTTCCACAATAGTAGGTGTAGTATAACCGGAAATGGGTGAATGAATTTGACTCGGATAGTATACAATAAAGATGTAAAATTGTGACACATGTGAGCAATGGTTATTCATATTTCTGATTATACAATGTCGTTTCCGTCTATTTCCCTATTGCCATGAAATTGgcataaatattaataaatgattcaAGGACATATTGCAGAaatgatatagatatttattaGCATCTTTGCATGACCTAGTGAATAAAGAGATAATTACAGAAGTCACATTTTTATATCCTCCATACAGTTGGAATACATAATGAAACCATCCTATACACTCACCTCCCAACACTGGACGACCATAAAGTATTAAATTGCCCTAATTTTCAGAACGGGCATAATATCAGAATAAGTCTAATTCTGAGCAAAATGGTCTTAAAATAAACACCATGGTACTAAATAGGCCCCGGTCTAATATGATGTACTAgcggtctaattttcagtgacagGTCTAATTTTGGTCACCGCTGTCTAATATTGTAGCGGCGGTCTAATTTTCAGCAACCGGGTTCAATGATGTGACATCAGTTTAATATTATAGAGACGGTCTAATTTTTAGTGACCGAGTCGAATATTGAAGGACCACGTCCTAGATCTCGACGAGACGAAAAACTATGGGTCTGGTTATTAAAAAATGCCCTTATGACGTGCTTTAAAGGttctaaataatatattatactgTTCTAAATATCTCTTTTAAGCAATCTATAGAGTgttacagtacatttattggttatataaattatcatcatatgtatatgaaatagTGATCGATATGATATTGACCAAAACTCACAAATAATTGAATATATGAAATCTAGCAATTATCAGAAATATCCTTTCTGACATTATGCATTACTTTTGAATAGTTCTTTCTCAATATGCCATTGTAGATAATTTTACAGTTTCTtgcataaaaatacatatacataatacacatgTTATATGCATGTacgaacggtatattttacggTAAAATGATGAACGGTTAACGCGAGACCAACCATGCGACTGTGTATGACGTTCATCGTAAGCCGTACTGACAACCGCCCATACACATTATTAAAGCTTATCTGACTGCAAACCAATTAGCATCGTAAAGTATCTCATAGCTTTTCTCTATTGCACAACAGTCTAATATCATGCATGAatataagaatataaaaaaGTAAAGAACTGAAAATGTATAAGGAAATTTTGGATTGCCACATTATTGATACAGGTAATTGTCAGAAATATATTAAGCTCCGCATTAACTAAAAATCATCAGAAGTAATTTTTCTTGATGTATTTTATGATTTCATTCCAATCAGGCTGATAACCAAGTTTGATGTATTGTGACGATGAACAAGCTTTATGTTGGAATCACGAATATATTTTCTTCGACAGAAAGTATCAgagattttacatgtatatctaaagATCTGAAAACACCAAGGTTAAATTTAGAATGTATTTACTAACAATCTGTGGGTTGACTTGGTAGGACACACTGCGCTAGAGGCCATCTCAAACAAATAATAACAGTCATCTGtcttgttgatattttcttcaAACATTTTCACTGTTTCAgactgaaataaataaaagaacaCATCACTGAGAAGTAAAACGAAAGTCGAATGAAGACATAATTTAATGTAATGATTTGTGATCATATAAAACAATGTTGTACTGTTTTATTCACTAACTTAACAAaccatattgtatttttttactTCAACAAAGTGGAGTAATGAACTTTGAACTAATCTGGTAGTGTTATCAACTTTGACCTTGTCTCAGtagttttatgaattttgaaattatatcaGCAGTTTGTGAACTAAGACCTTGTTCTAGCAGTGCTACACAGTAGAGTTTTTAATCTTAAGTGTCAGCAGTGGATTTAACTTTGACCTTGTCTCATTGGTGTTACAAACTTTGACTTAGTACCAGTGAGCTTTGACCTATTGTCTGCAGGTATAGCGAACTTTGACATAGTCTCAGTAGTGTTACGAAATTTGACATATTGTCTGCAGTGGTGTTTCAAACTTTGACTTAGTCTCAGTGGTATTATGAATTTTGACCTATTATCTGAATGATAAACCTAGTTTGAATGGTGTTATGAACTTTGACCTATTGTTTGCAGTGCTAATATGAATAATGATAAATGCCTCAGCGGTGGTGTGAGTCAACACTGCAGGTTTTAGAAGTGTTGTTATGATCCCTGAGATATACAAAACAGTAAACTTTGACAAAATTATGTAATTTAATGTGTATGAGTTTAAGATCCAAATAATGTGTACCTACTCCAACGCTAACTTCTTCATCACAAGTTATCATGATTCTAGCACGTCGATTCTCTATGTTACAATGTGAATGGTACTGATCCCCGTCTTTGTATTCAAGAAGAATCCAATCAGCTGAAAAAAAGTGACAGAAAGTTTATATAATGTGACAATAATCAGATAAACGCCAGACAATTTCTAGTCATAACAACAGAGTGATGTCTTTGAAACATGTCATAGTAATTCagtaaacaatattttgaaagagcaatttcttttatttcattatttcaatcTGGACTGTAAATATGACCGCAATAAATGTGGTAATAAAACATGTAGAAAAATAGATTATCAGGTCAAAATAGTACAATCAGGTTATATGAGTTGTTTCCCCTTAACAAAGATAGTAACACACACATGTCATTGCTTACTTATGGTTAGCAATACAGGATAACATCACATTTGATGATAATTAAACGTAATCATGAAATATCACATCAAACGATGAAATATCAAGGCAACAATGCATAATAAAACAAAGATACTCAAAAGtagaatataacatatgtttaataaaactagaacactgacacgtcagaaagagCTCCGTTCAATGAACCTTACGATTAAaaaagtaatatcttgacaataaaatatacagTTGAAGGTATAACTTGaaaagatcccagagggatcttggagCCTAATGTTTTATGTCTGGCaattgaaagagggatcttttgtCTGCTTTTTAAACTTGTTGGCTATCGTGTTGTTGGTTCGGTCCCATAATGccatatgcaaaactagggtcCTTAGGGAAACCTACCTATGATATTTGAGACAGGTCCCTTTGGTTCTTTCTAAGATATAGAGGTAATTTCTactgaaatccaagatgtctgTCTGTCGGCTATTATTTTGATCGATTCGTACCCAAATGCGCTATGCACAACAAGGACAGTATGGGACCTTACATATGGactttgagagagatccctttcATACTTTATGAGAAACAGAGGAAACAacatgaaattatcaaaattcaagatgccTGCCTGTCAGCCATCATCATGttaaccgatcagtcccaaaatgtaatatgaacaactagggccctaggaaaACACAAGTAACGTTTGAGAACGATACCGTCCtaactttccgagaaatagtggtaaaaatcttcaattatcaaaatccaaaattgTGGTCAGCCATATTGTTATCCGATTGGTCCCAAATACAATATGAATGGCTAAAACCTTAGGGGAACATGAAAAAAAGTTTGAGAgcgataccttcagtactttctgagaaatagtgggaACAAACTTAAAACCATCAAAATTTAAGATGACCGCCAGCTGGCGGCGATCTTGCTGACCAATTAgtttcaaaatgcaatatacctAACTATGGCAATAAGTGAACCTACATGTACCTATGAAATGCGAGAtggatccctttagtactttctgaaaaacaGCGTTCACTTTCcattataaaacataatttcaaGACTTATACATCATGTTATTCATGTTCTTACAAGCAGCGCCTGCCTCCTTCATTTAGTCACTTTTACATGTCAAATTTCCTTAGAAAATAATGtgatcaatttatttttaaatttttgtaattatttatttttttttttttatttatttttttttatttatttttttttttgcaaataccGATAAGAGTATGAGTATCGATACTTTTGAAACGGGTATGtacttttttaaaatgttaccgATTCTGTGTCTGTATCGAGTATGGTATCCATCCCAAATAATGATGTGTGATGGCATTTGGCAATATAAACAGGTGTACTAGTGGTTGTTGTGAATTGATGAATTGTACTTACTCCCTCTGCTTAAAGCTGCATTGTTGTACTTCCCGATGATATGACTTCGTTGAAAATCTGGTTTACCATCAACCTTCTGTATTTGTAACACTCCAATGTGTTGGTTGTTGGTGCCTGGAAACTCCGTTACATCCACTGCATCTGTACATATTCCAATAACATAAAGATATTCCCCGCTTACATCTGTTGTTGTatatctgtaaaaaaaattgaatcaaaatgtttgtttgtacatttatctgtcataattatatatatcgtATCATCCCATGTACTTTATTCCAATGGGTTTTAATATGTTGTATGTATAACTAGAGACTCTTGTTCTTGACACATTCTAGCTATAACAAACATCAATTGTCAACACCAAAAATACACGACTGTCGAAAATTTACCTTCAGAACTTCAGAAAAATAACAGTActaatatatataaagcaatAACAACTTCAAACGCTGACATTCATTacttaaattgtcaaaattcaagTTGTCAGCAATAGTTTTTCCATCCGTTGCAATTTACAACATGCATTATAAACTACGAACCAAGCGGAACCTGCAAATGGAATTTGATGAAGATCattttagtactttctgagaatgaGAGATGCAAAGAATCAATCTGGAATGAAAAGACAGCTGACCATTGATAAAAGGGGATTTTAATAGCCTATGATCTTATTGTCATTGATGTTAGCAGACTTAAGAAATGCATTGTTTATCTACTACATTGAATGATCAGGTTGGGGACACTCCCGTGTATGCGGGATAGTCCTGCATTCGAGTAACAGTCATGTATTTAAGGGATCATTTTGTAACGCAAATGCAAGAttctttgaaatgaaaatggatacacttgttttgaaaattgatgtaaacaagagatcccagagtgATCTTGGCGTccctatctgagaaatagcagtaacaatttcaaataccaaaatcaaagatggcggccagtcggccatcttgttgaccgaccaatccaaatgcaatatgcacaattagggccataggggaacctacataatAAATTTGAATAAGATGGGCTAAATAGGGGCGTCATAATTTTCAGATATCCATATTACAGATCTAAAGTTCTATGTTTTAGTGCATGAACTATTGAATTGTAATGTCTCACTTTGTCATTTTCACACACATTGTCATAAAATGACAAGTTAGGTGCTCTCCATTGACTAGTGTATAGCAATGAGTGAATTTTAGTGCAAATGTCTTGGTTGATtgagttttacctgtgttctacTTTTAGCCCCAGAGTAAGCAACAgaggtgattttgtttgtgacttttataaacttttagataatgaaatttgtttccatttgagtaataatgtacatgtatagatgtacatgtattagtcATGCTGCAATGTAAAATTTTGATGcgttttttgataaaaataatcaaaacaacTTAACCCTCTTTCATGTATtagaatcctgcatttgcgtaACTAAATGATCTctcaaatacaggactgttATTCAAATGCAGGGCTTTCCTGATATTTCTCGTGTGGAGTCACAAACCTTTTCCCAAGCAATGGTTGTATCCGAGCTTCAAGTTCGTCATTTTCCGCATTGTGCTGTGGAAAACTGCATCCAGCCGTCGACTCGCGTATAAGTAAtgatataacaagaaatacaagGTTAGGTATGACAGTAAAACCCATATTCAATCCAACGGTCGGGAACCCTTCTGAAACAGAGTATTTCCAGGATGTCCTGGTCCAAGAAGCATGAGCTTTTCGTTGTAACAAGCTATGTGATTGGCTATTCGTTAAATGGAGACCATACAAAGTTTTAATACCGGAACTATGATGATGCAAATTGcgttgtatatatacacatttgtatTATATCAGAGAGGTATATAGGGACAAGAAGCTTCGGCTGTTCTCGCGATAGCACGTACCCACCAATTCTCGTcgcaaaaatatttaaatcccAAAAAGAATGAAGtgcttttcatttcaaaatcttATGACATTGATGAAGATTTAGATTTGATTTTTGATGATAACTTTCTAAATTTAAGTCAATTTCATAGACACCTTTGGATAACTTTTAATTCAAATGCCAATTGGTCTGATCACGTCAATGAAATCTACAAATCTAGtattatgaagaaaataaatgcATTGCGTAAACTTCAATGTATGTTAAAGCGTGATACCCTTTTACAGATTTATAAGTCATTTTATACAACCGATTTTAGAATATGCTTGTGAAATTAAGGATGGTTGTTTCATAATCGATTCTGATAAGTTAGAAATTGCACAAAGAGTAGTAACTAGGATAATTACGGGTTTGCCATCATTTGCAACAAAATTACCCTCTTTATAGTGAATCAGGTTTATAATTGCTAAGTGATAGTAGAGGTAGAAGAAaactttaattattacataAGTTGAAAATTCTTGATACTtctaattttcttttcttcccaCAGTTGGCGAAAATAATCATTATATGTTCTAAGAAACAATAACGACTCTTTTGCATTCCAAACTATCGACTCTAATCCACTCTCAAGTCTTAAGTAAACTGGAATATTTCAGATAATGATACTAAGTCAATACCCATTTCTTCGTTGAAGATATAGCTCTTTTCCAACAAATCACCTCTCATCGACGAATTTATTTCAGCTATGGTGACAGAATATTAAAAATGCAGTACTCTAAATGACGATCTTTTCCAttccaatatacatttgtagtcAATACATGTAATTCTCATTTGACTAACTGTGGAAACAATGATGTGAAATGCGATCTGCTTTTTATACTTTTCCTTACTAAAAATAGCATTAATAGATAGCAcactttattttaaatatggtCACCTACTCTACTCCCTCTtctccccctcccccttttttcTGATTGGCATGTAATTTATGGCACctaatttatattgtttaacatattgtaatgatatattcaaattatcaTATATGAAAGAATACACAACTGTTTGTTTATGTAATAAGTAAGGACAATATCAAgattatgtatttattcaaaatatcttAATCTAAATTAACTTCATCTCATTCAAATCCAttgatatttatgatatattccATCTTCAATGATAGTGCAGTTATTGTATTACTAAAACTTGAATATAATATCCCTGACTGGATCCAAAAATACATAGGTGGATGACCACTGGCAAATAAGCCATTATGGACATTTAGGTTTGTATCCTATGTGTGGATAGATCCagtcatttatattatattccaATCTCtaaattatgattatatatattttgaaaaacaataaactTAGAACATAAGTATAATGGAGATGATATCTTAAATACTATCCTTATCCCAACATTATTCATCAATACAATTGCTACAatatatattcatgaatatgtttaaaattagaATTTTGTTGAATCATATGTaccaaaaaacatgtcccgagtttgacgctttatacaaaatattttgatagacGGAGGAATTTGATCTATTTACCATGAGAAAGGTAGTGATCTGCTCTGTACAACGATATATAACAACCCGGACAAATACCTTTTTGTTAATACCTATATTGAAAATTGAGCGAAAGTCATATTTTGCTAATTTTGCGatttgttcagaaaatcaataactttcaTTTTAAGATTGGGCGCAAGGTCTCCGCCCTTCTTTTCGATGATATGATGAATTCTGTCTTTAAAATTCCTCACCACCTCACAATTCTGTTATTCTACTTCCTGGAATGGACTGCATACATGGGTgacattttcataacatttcatttacttTAAGTAGGGGATTTTCCAACAGCATTGTAGAGTTCAATATATTCAGCCTGAATCTTCATGGTGCTAGAAAGTCACCAAAATGGGACATCAtcgatgatgtcatcatttctattatgacgTAATCACAcaaaattatgatataatatgtacatttgtacccaattaagttaaattttGGATACTCCAGCTTaccaaatcattttgaatttccaTAAGAAGTTCAGTATTGTGAAAGTTATTACCTATCAAAGTTGGGACATACTCATTGTTACTAGGAGAAACTAATATAGGCAATGCCTGTTGTTTAATCATTTTTCGTTAttcgaaataaaatttgtcGAAATGAAATGCttatcattatttcttagaATTTCCAAATTATAAAGgataacaataataattttgttctAAAAGCTTTTGTATGTTATTTTAATGAATGTAGAGAATATTCCACTGGACCCAATATACGATTGCACACGTTAAAACATTTTACAGTTTACCTCCAAAGCCAAATTTGCATTGCCATGAAGCAGCAAATTAAGGTTTATTTTCAGATTTTGCTAATTAATTTCGCTATTTGgattgtttaatttgtattaGATATCTAAGACAAATGGATATGTTAATTGTAATAATGTTATAGGATACGACTGTTCAAGTTGGCTAACTTTCAAATCTTgcatattaaagggacaatccagtctaagagaacatttaaatttgtatatatatcagataaaacaagttctaatggaaattagatcagtcagtttaactgtgatatgcctgaaac
This genomic window from Argopecten irradians isolate NY chromosome 4, Ai_NY, whole genome shotgun sequence contains:
- the LOC138321877 gene encoding cation-dependent mannose-6-phosphate receptor-like isoform X1, producing the protein MGFTVIPNLVFLVISLLIRESTAGCSFPQHNAENDELEARIQPLLGKRYTTTDVSGEYLYVIGICTDAVDVTEFPGTNNQHIGVLQIQKVDGKPDFQRSHIIGKYNNAALSRGTDWILLEYKDGDQYHSHCNIENRRARIMITCDEEVSVGSETVKMFEENINKTDDCYYLFEMASSAVCPTKSTHRLLVNTF
- the LOC138321877 gene encoding cation-dependent mannose-6-phosphate receptor-like isoform X2, coding for MGFTVIPNLVFLVISLLIRESTAGCSFPQHNAENDELEARIQPLLGKRYTTTDVSGEYLYVIGICTDAVDVTEFPGTNNQHIGVLQIQKVDGKPDFQRSHIIGKYNNAALSRGTDWILLEYKDGDQYHSHCNIENRRARIMITCDEEVSVGVV